The following coding sequences are from one Paracoccus alcaliphilus window:
- the rlmN gene encoding 23S rRNA (adenine(2503)-C(2))-methyltransferase RlmN yields the protein MADEFDALNASSGPQIAYRDLFCPHMDLPRALRNWSEARGVQLRSLRKITHERGGRSQKVLFGLHDGYAVESVLIRRHDGHTACISSQVGCAFACQFCASGQAGLKRNLSAGEIVEQVVQLGPKVNRIVFMGIGEPLNNYEQVMKAIRILRDRRGMNFPTTGITLSTIGIPKALAQLREEHLAINLTISLHATTQEVRDRLIPGSRKHDIKEVIARASSWAERHNRIVTFVYLVLPGINDTLADAKRLAGLMNKRRARVNLMRWNPVDGIALDRTGDRSLGLFREVLDRAGVPVVVRDTQGRDISAACGQLWLRDLRGIPVEKRGATKKAA from the coding sequence ATGGCCGACGAGTTCGATGCGTTGAACGCGAGCAGCGGGCCGCAAATCGCTTATCGCGACCTGTTCTGCCCACACATGGACCTGCCGCGCGCCTTGCGGAACTGGTCAGAGGCTCGGGGCGTCCAGTTGCGGAGCCTTCGCAAAATCACGCATGAGCGCGGCGGTCGGTCGCAGAAGGTGCTTTTCGGCCTTCATGACGGTTATGCCGTTGAAAGCGTTCTGATCCGTCGTCACGACGGACACACCGCCTGTATTTCGTCACAGGTTGGATGTGCCTTCGCCTGCCAGTTCTGCGCTTCCGGCCAAGCCGGCCTCAAGCGCAACCTTTCGGCGGGCGAGATTGTCGAACAGGTCGTTCAACTCGGGCCGAAGGTCAACCGGATCGTGTTCATGGGCATCGGCGAGCCTTTGAACAACTACGAGCAGGTGATGAAGGCGATTCGTATCCTGCGCGACCGGCGAGGGATGAATTTTCCCACCACGGGAATCACGCTTTCGACCATCGGCATACCGAAGGCTCTAGCGCAATTGCGAGAAGAGCATCTGGCGATCAATCTGACTATATCGCTGCATGCGACGACGCAGGAAGTTCGCGACCGTCTCATCCCCGGATCGCGTAAGCACGACATCAAGGAAGTCATCGCGCGCGCTTCGTCATGGGCGGAACGGCACAACCGGATCGTCACCTTTGTCTATCTGGTCCTCCCCGGCATCAACGACACGCTTGCTGATGCGAAACGGCTTGCCGGTCTCATGAACAAGCGAAGGGCGCGTGTGAACCTTATGCGCTGGAATCCTGTCGATGGCATCGCGCTTGATCGAACCGGCGACCGCAGCCTCGGACTTTTCCGTGAAGTGCTGGATCGCGCCGGTGTGCCGGTCGTGGTGCGGGATACACAGGGGCGGGATATTTCGGCGGCATGCGGTCAGCTCTGGTTGCGCGATCTGCGCGGAATCCCGGTCGAAAAACGCGGAGCCACAAAAAAGGCCGCCTAG
- a CDS encoding IS5 family transposase (programmed frameshift): MSDLYWLTDEQMARLEPYFPKSHGKPRVDDRRVLSGIIFVNRNGLRWRDAPAAYGPHKTLYNRWKRWSEAGVFVRMMEGLSGAQAERRTVMIDATYLKAHRTASSLRGKKGGLGRLIGRTKGGMNTKLHAVTDANGRPISLFVTAGQVSDYTGAAALLDSLPRAQWLLGDRGYDADWFRDALEAKGITPCIPGRKTRTEPIRYDKRRYKRRTRIEIMFGRLKDWRRVATRYDRCPNVFLSAIALAATVLFWL, translated from the exons ATGAGCGATCTTTATTGGCTGACGGACGAGCAGATGGCTCGGCTGGAGCCCTATTTCCCTAAGAGCCACGGCAAACCTCGGGTGGATGATAGGCGGGTGTTGAGCGGGATCATCTTCGTCAACCGCAACGGTCTGCGCTGGCGGGATGCGCCGGCAGCCTACGGGCCTCACAAGACGCTCTACAATCGCTGGAAGCGGTGGAGCGAGGCTGGCGTCTTCGTTCGGATGATGGAGGGCCTTTCTGGCGCACAGGCCGAACGCCGGACCGTCATGATCGATGCCACCTATCTAAAGGCGCACCGTACGGCTTCGAGCCTGCGGG GTAAAAAAGGGGGCCTCGGGCGACTGATCGGACGGACCAAAGGCGGGATGAATACCAAGCTGCACGCCGTCACCGATGCGAATGGACGCCCCATTAGCCTGTTTGTGACGGCTGGTCAGGTCAGCGACTACACCGGCGCGGCGGCTCTTCTGGATAGTCTACCCCGAGCCCAGTGGCTGCTGGGCGATAGGGGCTATGACGCGGATTGGTTCAGGGACGCCTTGGAAGCCAAGGGGATCACACCTTGCATCCCCGGACGTAAAACCCGCACCGAGCCCATCCGGTATGACAAGCGCAGATACAAACGACGCACCCGCATCGAAATCATGTTCGGTCGTCTGAAAGACTGGCGACGCGTTGCCACGCGTTATGATCGGTGCCCGAACGTCTTCCTCTCCGCCATAGCCCTCGCCGCTACAGTGCTCTTTTGGCTATGA